In the Fimbriiglobus ruber genome, TAGACCGCCAGTTAAGATACACTGGCGGCTTTTCGAGGGTATCTGGATGGCGACGAAACGAAAAACACACACGGCGGCGTTCAAGGCCCAGGTCGCACTGGCAGCGATCAAGGGGGATCGGACCATCAACCAGGTGGCTTCCCAGTACGATGTCCACCCGACCCTGATCCACGCCTGGAAGAAGCAGTTACTGGCCGGAGCGGAGACGGTGTTCGCGTCCGGGGTCAAGCCGACCGGACCGCCGGACGACAAGACCGACGAGTTGTACGCGCAGATCGGGCGACTCAAGGTCGAACTCGACTGGGTGAAAAAAAAATCTGCCGCCCTCGGTTGACGCCCGGCGGGCTCTGATCGACGACGATCACCCCGCGCTGAGCATCCGTCGGCAGTGCGCACTGGTCGGCCTGAACCGGTCGACCCGGTACTACGACCCGGTCCCGGAGACGGCCGAGAATCTCCGGCGGATGCGGTGGATCGATGAGCAATACACCCGGTGCCCGTTCTATGGCAGCCGGCGGATCACCGCGTGGCTGGCGGGTCAGGGCCATGAGGTGAACCGCAAGCGGGTCCAGCGGCTCCTGCGGATCATGGGGTTGGAAGCCATCTACCCGCGGCCGAAATTGTCCGCCGGGCCGGCCCATAAGGTGTACCCATACCTACTCCGGGGCGTCGCGATCGATCGGGTCAACCAGGTCTGGTCGGCCGATATTACATATGTCCCGCTGCCGTCCGGGTTCATGTACCTGGCCGCGACGATTGACTGGTTCAGCCGGTCTGTCATCGCCTGGCGGTTGTTGAACACGCTCGACGGGTCGTTCTGCCAGGACATGCTGGACGACGCGTTGGGCCGGGGCACGCCGGAGGTGTTCAACACCGATCAGGGCGTCCAGTTTACGGCCCGGAGTTGGATCGACCGGGTGGAGACGGCCGGGGCGTCGGTCAGCATGGATGGTCGCGGGCGGTGTCTAGATAATGTATTCGTCGAACGGCTGTGGCGAAGTGTCAAATACGAAGATGTGTATCTACGGGGGTACGAGTCGGTGTCGGCGCTGACGAGCGGGTTACGGTCGTACTTCGCGTTCTACAACGGGCAGCGGTTGCATCAGTCGTTGGACTACCGGACGCCCGCGGCTGTGTACGAGGGGACGTCGGGGGATGAGGAAAGGGTTTTCCGCCCCGAAGCCCTCCGCGGGGTGAAGGGCTTCGGGGCGGAAAACCATCCGGCAGAACGGATCGACGAATGAGACCGCCCCCAAAAAGTGTAGCTAAGGACGGCGGTTTTTTGGTCTAGACAATGGGGTCCACCATAGGCTTTAATTGGGGTTATTCAGGATCGGGACCGAGCCAACTCGCACTCGCACTTGTTGCCGATGCTCTGGGCGACGACGACCGTGCTCAGGAGCATTACCAGTCATTCAAGTTTAAGGTAATCTCTCGGCTCGAAGGCGACCGCTTCGAGCTCAGCGAGGATGGGATTCGCAAGACGGTTGCCGCACTGGAAGCCGAGCGTGGGAGGGGGCGGTGAGCGGGTCGGGGGAGAAGCGGTGTCAGCACTGCGGATGGCCTATCGTGCCAGAAGGTGAGGATGGTTGCTGGGAAAGCAATTGCTCGATGCGCACGATGCCCGCAGTAAACCAAGTCGCGTCCGACCAATCGCAGATCCTGCCTTTTCAAGAGCGGGTACAGCCGTGGATGATGGCGTGCTTCGGACAGGCGATCGCCGACGACCGAATCGAGCGCAACCATCGGTTCCTCGAAGAAGCGCTGGAACTGGTTCAAGCCTGCGGCTGCACGCGCGAGGAGTGCCTGCAACTCGTCGATTACGTCTTCGGCCGGGCCGTAGGTGAACCGCCGCAAGAGGCAGGCGGGGTCATGGTCACGCTCGCCGCGCTCTGTCTGGCAAACGGCCTCGACATGCACGATGCGGGCGAAATCGAACTGTCTCGCGTGTGGGGCAAGATCGAGCAGATCCGTGCGAAGCAGGCGGCGAAGCCACGCGGATCTGTGCTCCCTGTTGCGCCGAGCTATTCAGCGGTCGAAGAAGATCGGGACAAGCCGTGACCGAGCTCGCGCAAACCGCCCTTAACTTCGTCCGCGAGTGTCTCGGGTGGGAGGACATCGAGCTTGGTCGTGAAGGCGACGCTCACGTCTACGAATACGAGCGATGGGGGCAGGGCCGCAGGCCGAGGCAGGCGATGAAGTTCACCGACCTGAACGCCGTCATGGCCGCAGTGCGGGGATGGTGCGACGCTAAAGATGCTGTGGTCGCGTTCGGCTACTATGGGTACATTCCGGGCGAGTGGGAGGTCCGGGTCTTCACGCCGACTTCGATCTCGCCCATCGTCCACTCTGACTTGTGCTACGCCCTTCTCGCTGCCTGTCTCGAAGCCAGTCGAAAGTTGTTGGTGCCAGCATGAGGTGGCTGGTGAACTACTTCCGCCAGTGCTTCTGCAAGCACGAGTTCGAGCGGGAAGAAGGGTATTGCAAGGGCAATTTTCAGTCGGGCGTCCGCATCAGCCTGCTCTGCACTAAGTGTGGTTACCACCGCTCCTTCTGGAAGTTTTGATAGCTCGCTGACGATCGAGCCGCCCCTCTCCTGAACTCACTTCAGCCCCAGCCCCTCCATTGCCTTGATGATCGGCTCCAACTCCAAAAAACTGGCGTCGTCGTAGGTCGACATCGTAAGACGGATATCCGAGTGACGCATGAACAACTGACGAATCCTCGCCGGGATACCCGCCTGCCCGAGCATGACGTTCGAGGTCATCCGCAGCGAGTGGAAGTCGGCGTCACCCTGCGACGTCCGATAGGGGATGCCCGCGAACTCCAAATCTTTCTGCATGATCTTCACCGAACCCTGCGGAACGTGAAACAGCGGGTCGTCGGCCTTCTTGCCCGTGTCCTTGATCCACGCGGCCAGCTCCTCGGCGAAGCTCGGCACGAGGAGCAGCCGGGCCTGCTGGTCGTTCTTCGTCAGCACGCCGGGGATCTCCAGCCGGGGGAACGGCTTCTTGTCGAGTTCGAGGTGGCAGGGGCGGAGCGAGGCGATTTCCCCGAGCCGAAGCCCGGTGTACACCGCCGTCTTGTAGACCAGTGCCCGCTCCCTGCCGAGGGCGATCAGTGCCGCCGTGGCGGTGTCCCGTTTCTTCTGGGCACGTTCCCGCTGCCGCACTCCCGGCCCGACCTCCGTCCCGTACCGCTCGTGGAACGCCGCCAGCGGCCGGGCACGGGCCGCGTCGAGCAGCTTCTGGATGAGCAGCACCGGGAGTGCCCGCCGCGTCTTCGCCTTCTTCCCGCCGGTCGGCAGGTCGATCCGGTCGAGTGGGTTGATCGCGATGCGGTCCTTCCGCAGCAGCCACTCCACCCACACCGAAATCGCGGACAGGTGCTTCTTCCGGTTGCCCGACGAACCGGGCACCCCCACGAGGTAGGCGTCGACGGACTTCGTGGTCAGGTCCGACAGCGACTTCAGCTTCTCGACGAACGTCCGGAGGATCGCTTCCTTCCGGTCCTTGTCCTTCTCCGACTTCCCCTTCGCCCGCATGACCGGCAGGAACTCGTCGAGGTGCTCGACCGCACTCCGTTCGAGGTGGACCTTCCGGGGGTCGGTCATCCCGGCCTCGCCGCGTTCGAGGGCGGTGTTCAGCTTCGCCAACTCGGAGAGGGACGCGGCCTTGTCGGTGAACAGCCGCACCTTGATCTGCTTCTTCCCGTCCCGGCGGTAGGCGTACCAGTGGCGGGATTCCTCGCTAACCTTTACTGCGCCGGGGGTTGTGGGTTTGACGTGCTTCTTCCCGACCATGTACCGGGTGCGGGTGATTTTGAGCAGGGTGAAGAGTGCCATCGGGGGCTCCGGGTAAAGGACGCCCCATTCTTCGGTGTAGCAGTTGGTGTAGCAAATGGTGTAGCAACCCCGGTCTCGGAGGGTCCGGGAGCGGCTCAGCGTGTCTCGCAGTGGCGGGGGTTTCGAGATGACTGGACACGAAAAAACCCCTAGACTTCTAGGGGTTTCGTCGCGATTCTTCATCGTTTCAGCGGAGAGGGCGGGATTCGAGTCCCGGCCATTTTCTAATCCCATAACTGGCAACAATTTCGGTCTTAACCATCGATTGGGCAAACTCTTCGGCAATTCTGGTCGCTCCCCGTTGTTACCGGTTGTTACCGGTTGTGGAGGAGCCGCACCGGGACAAATCCGGGACAACGCCCCGCGCGCGGAACGAAAGACCCACGCCCGTGGGTGGGGGATCGCGAGCGTACTTCTTTTCGGCCTCGGAATGCTGGCCGTGGCCGCGGCTTCGTCCCCGGCTTCAGGAGCCCGCGAGCGCAATGAGGAGGAGCGGCAGGCCAAGCTGGCGCGAGCGGAGGAGGATGTCCGCCAGATCGTCGCCGAGTTCCACGCCCGTTCTCCGTCGAGGCCGGGTCAACCGATCGGGGCCGCGTACGCCCGGTATTCGACCAAGCACCAGGACTCCGTTGCCGACCAAATCCGGGCCATCTTCGCCGACGCCGCCCGGAAAGGCGTCTCCATCCCGCTCGGACATGTGTTCTTCGATTTGGGCGTCCGCGGGTGCAAGAACGAGCGCGCGGGATTGAACGCCTTGCGGGAATGCCTGGGGGCCAAGCGTGCCCAGGTCGCGTTCTTCTTCGCTACCAACCGATTGTTCCGGAAGACGTACCGGTCCCTCCAGTTCGTCGAGGAAGAGATTGTCGACCGGGGGCTCCGCGGGGTGTTCGTCAAGTCGGGGGTCGACACCGCGGACGAGAGGCGGTGGCGGAGCCTTCTGACGATGAACGCGATGATGGACGAGTTGGTCGTCGGGTCGTCCGGGGAGCACATCCGGGCGGCCCACGAGGGACTCATCGAGAAGGGATTCGTGTGCGGACCGATCGCGTACGGGTACGCGGGCGAACCGGTCCCCAGGGCCGTCACCCGCCGCGGCCTGCCGCGGACCGTCCTGGTCCCCGACCCGGTGACCGCGGGCGTCGTGCGGCGGGTGTTCGGGTGGTTCGTCCACGACCGACTGACGGTGATGGAGATCGTTCGCCGGCTGAACGACGACACCGACATCCCCCTCCCGCCGCGGTCGAAGACCGGGGCGTGGACCCGGGAGGTGGTCGCCCGCGTCCTCCGGAACCCGCTGTACCGCGGGTGGCTGCGGTACGGGGTGACCGAGTCGGTGTGGGTTTCGTCCAAGGACTACGCGCGGAAGAAGCGCCGCCCGGAGCCGCTCAAGGAGCAACAGGTCGAGAACCTGCGGTTGGTCCCGGATTCCGACTGGCACGCGGCCCAAGTGCTGATCCGCGAGGAGGCTGCCAAGGTGGTCGGGCGGAAGCCGCGGGACGAGAACGCGTCATTCCTCCCGCGGGTTCTCAACGGCCTGTTCCGGTGCCCGGTGCACGACCGCCGGCTGTACGTCGGAGGGGGGGGCGGGAAATACCTGGTGTGCAAGGCGTGTCTGGGGGTGTCGGCCCCCGCCCGGCCGTTGTATTCGCAACTCCCGCGGGCCCTGGCCGTCCGGATGACGTGTGAGGCCCTCGCCGCGGCCGTCCGGCGGGACGGCGAGTTGGTCGAGCGCGTCATCGTCGGGTGTCGGGTCGCGGCCGAGAGCTTCCAGGAAATCGACCCACATCCGGCCGACGAACTCCGGACTCGCATCGATCGGCTCGACCGGCAGATTAAGTTTGTCCTTCGGAACAGTGGCGAGACGGACGCCGACCGGGCCGAGGCCGAGGTCGAATTGCGGCGCATGCGGCGGGAACGAGACGACATCCGGGCGATGCTCGCGGCCGCCAACGCCCCAGCGGACGTGGCGATTCCGTCGGACGCCGAGGTGCGGGCCCTGGTCGCCGACATGGGACGAATTCTGACCGGGCTGGCGGGCGGTACGGACGCGGACGCGCGTCAGGTGCGGGTACTCATCGACCGGTTGACCGGCGGCCGGATTGATCTCGAACAGATCGGCGAGCGGCGGGCCAAGCGGGGGTGGTTGCGGGGCCGATTCCGGCTCCGGTTGGCCGCCGCCGTCCACCCGGCGGCCGCGGTCGACGACGCGCCGGTCGTGGTGATCGACTACCGGGATGACGGACCCGCGCTCCCGGACGAGTTCATCGCGGACGTGAAACAGATGTACGACGAGGGTCTCCTACTTCGGGTGATCGCGACCCGGCTGGGCGTCCACCGGAACCGGGTGATGGACGCCCTGGACGCGTGGTACGCCCGGCGCGGGGAGGAGCGTCCGGACGGCCGCGGGCGGCGGACTATTTTGACAACGAAACAAGCGACCGTCCCACAGTATGTGGCGATTGCCGACCGGGTCAAGGATCTGTCGGATTCCGGGCGTTCGTTCGCGGAGATCGAGACCTCCAGGGGATGGACGGATGCCATGGTCCGGGCGGCCTGGCGGCACTGGCATACGAGTCGGGGGTTGCCCGTCCCGGACGGCCGGGCGGTGCGGAAGGCGCGCCGCCCGGCCGCCCAACAGGCACCGCCTGTCGCACCCGATTCCGTCGACGCGACCGGAGGCAGGCCGCCGCCGGAGCAATGAGTGGGCCGGCCCGAAGCCGTCGGTGATCGCAGCACCCCCCACCGTTCCTCGCCCGATCTGTCCGGGGGGAGAGAACGTTACCGCCCGGACGAGCGGCCGAACGGAAGGTCCGACCGATTCGCGGCCGTTTCGAAGCGGCCGGACGACCATCTCCGATCACATTCCGGTGGGTTTTCGGCCCGTTCGGGCTTTTTACCCCGAACGCCGTCATCGGGTCCGATTCGCCCGTCGGGGTCCGAAATTCCGGATCGCACGTGTCCGACACTCGCGGGGATCCCGTCGGATCGGCCGTGAGCAAGTCGTTGAACGAAAGAATTTCCAGATCGGGCTCGCGCCGGTGCTCCGCACCGGCGGCCACCGGCGCGTGAATCCCCCGGTGTGGTCTCACCGGGTTCGGCACACGTCGCATGTACCAAACCCGTTGATTCCCGGACCGAGGGGCTTCTCCCGAGCCCCTCGGTCCGGATGTTCTCGCCTCGCGTTCGCTCCCGACCCACACGGCTGCCCCCGCACGAGACGTTCACCGGGCGAATCTGAGCCGTCCCCTTTCGGAGGATCCCCTTGCGTCTTACGTTCGCGCACCTCGCACTCGCCCGCCCGCTCGCGGTTCTCGACCTGGAGACGACCGGGGTCGACCCGGCCCGGGACCGGGTCGTCGAGTTCGCCGTCCTCAAGATCGCCCCGGACGGGCGGTCGCAGCTCTGTCACCAGCGGGTTCGCCCCGGGGTGCCGATCCCCGCGGCCGCGACCGCCGTGCACGGGATCACTGACCGCATGGTCGACACCGTCCCCCCGTTCCGGGTCATCGCCCGCAGTCTCGCCGCTTTTTTGGCCGACACCGATCTGGCCGGGTTCGGAATCGCCGGGTTCGACCTCCCGATCCTGGCCGCCGAGTTCGCCCGGGCCGGGGTTTCGTTCCGGGTGGCCGGGCGGGCGGTCGTCGACGCCCTGACCGTGTTTCACCGGCACGAGCCCCGGGACCTCGGGGCGGCCGTCCGGCTCTACCTCGGGCGAGACCACCCGAACGCCCACGCGGCCGCAGCCGACGCCCGGGTCGCGGCCGCCGTCCTCGACGCCCAGGTCGGGCGGTACGGGCTCCCGCCGACCCCGCCCGGGCTGCACGCGACCCTGGTCGAGGTGGACGTCGGCCGGCGGTTTCGACGCGGCCCCGGTGGGGGCGTCGACTTCGCGTTCGGCAAGCACGCCGGCCGCTCCCTGGCGGACGTGGCCCGGACCGACCCGGGGTACCTGGAGTGGATGCTCGGGCAGGCGTTCCTGGACGACGCCCACGCCCTCGTTCGCCGGGCCCTGGCCGGAC is a window encoding:
- a CDS encoding IS3 family transposase (programmed frameshift), with the translated sequence MATKRKTHTAAFKAQVALAAIKGDRTINQVASQYDVHPTLIHAWKKQLLAGAETVFASGVKPTGPPDDKTDELYAQIGRLKVELDWVKKKSAALSVDARRALIDDDHPALSIRRQCALVGLNRSTRYYDPVPETAENLRRMRWIDEQYTRCPFYGSRRITAWLAGQGHEVNRKRVQRLLRIMGLEAIYPRPKLSAGPAHKVYPYLLRGVAIDRVNQVWSADITYVPLPSGFMYLAATIDWFSRSVIAWRLLNTLDGSFCQDMLDDALGRGTPEVFNTDQGVQFTARSWIDRVETAGASVSMDGRGRCLDNVFVERLWRSVKYEDVYLRGYESVSALTSGLRSYFAFYNGQRLHQSLDYRTPAAVYEGTSGDEERVFRPEALRGVKGFGAENHPAERIDE
- a CDS encoding DUF6166 domain-containing protein — its product is MGSTIGFNWGYSGSGPSQLALALVADALGDDDRAQEHYQSFKFKVISRLEGDRFELSEDGIRKTVAALEAERGRGR
- a CDS encoding tyrosine-type recombinase/integrase, whose product is MALFTLLKITRTRYMVGKKHVKPTTPGAVKVSEESRHWYAYRRDGKKQIKVRLFTDKAASLSELAKLNTALERGEAGMTDPRKVHLERSAVEHLDEFLPVMRAKGKSEKDKDRKEAILRTFVEKLKSLSDLTTKSVDAYLVGVPGSSGNRKKHLSAISVWVEWLLRKDRIAINPLDRIDLPTGGKKAKTRRALPVLLIQKLLDAARARPLAAFHERYGTEVGPGVRQRERAQKKRDTATAALIALGRERALVYKTAVYTGLRLGEIASLRPCHLELDKKPFPRLEIPGVLTKNDQQARLLLVPSFAEELAAWIKDTGKKADDPLFHVPQGSVKIMQKDLEFAGIPYRTSQGDADFHSLRMTSNVMLGQAGIPARIRQLFMRHSDIRLTMSTYDDASFLELEPIIKAMEGLGLK
- a CDS encoding recombinase family protein, with the protein product MAAASSPASGARERNEEERQAKLARAEEDVRQIVAEFHARSPSRPGQPIGAAYARYSTKHQDSVADQIRAIFADAARKGVSIPLGHVFFDLGVRGCKNERAGLNALRECLGAKRAQVAFFFATNRLFRKTYRSLQFVEEEIVDRGLRGVFVKSGVDTADERRWRSLLTMNAMMDELVVGSSGEHIRAAHEGLIEKGFVCGPIAYGYAGEPVPRAVTRRGLPRTVLVPDPVTAGVVRRVFGWFVHDRLTVMEIVRRLNDDTDIPLPPRSKTGAWTREVVARVLRNPLYRGWLRYGVTESVWVSSKDYARKKRRPEPLKEQQVENLRLVPDSDWHAAQVLIREEAAKVVGRKPRDENASFLPRVLNGLFRCPVHDRRLYVGGGGGKYLVCKACLGVSAPARPLYSQLPRALAVRMTCEALAAAVRRDGELVERVIVGCRVAAESFQEIDPHPADELRTRIDRLDRQIKFVLRNSGETDADRAEAEVELRRMRRERDDIRAMLAAANAPADVAIPSDAEVRALVADMGRILTGLAGGTDADARQVRVLIDRLTGGRIDLEQIGERRAKRGWLRGRFRLRLAAAVHPAAAVDDAPVVVIDYRDDGPALPDEFIADVKQMYDEGLLLRVIATRLGVHRNRVMDALDAWYARRGEERPDGRGRRTILTTKQATVPQYVAIADRVKDLSDSGRSFAEIETSRGWTDAMVRAAWRHWHTSRGLPVPDGRAVRKARRPAAQQAPPVAPDSVDATGGRPPPEQ
- a CDS encoding 3'-5' exonuclease, which encodes MRLTFAHLALARPLAVLDLETTGVDPARDRVVEFAVLKIAPDGRSQLCHQRVRPGVPIPAAATAVHGITDRMVDTVPPFRVIARSLAAFLADTDLAGFGIAGFDLPILAAEFARAGVSFRVAGRAVVDALTVFHRHEPRDLGAAVRLYLGRDHPNAHAAAADARVAAAVLDAQVGRYGLPPTPPGLHATLVEVDVGRRFRRGPGGGVDFAFGKHAGRSLADVARTDPGYLEWMLGQAFLDDAHALVRRALAGQPLDVPNPVHTRRPA